Below is a window of Desulfomonile tiedjei DNA.
CTGTCTCCACAGTCTGGGGGGAGGCCATGAAATGTCCACAGTGCGAAATCGAGCTTCCCAATGGCTCTAAGTTCTGCAAGGAGTGCGGCAATAAGCTCGAACTCACCTGTCCCGGATGCGGCAAGAGCGTACCCCCCGATAGCAAATTCTGCCTGGAGTGCGGCCGCAGTCTGATTGCTCCCGGAGCCACCACCCTGCGCAAAGACCTCTCCTTTGACGAAAAGCTTGCCAAGATTCAGAAGTACCTGCCCGGCGGTCTGACTGAGAAGATCCTGTCGCAAAAGGAGCGGATAGAGGGAGAGCGGCGGCACGTCACCATCATGTTCGTTGATATGAAGGGTTTCACACCGCTCACTGAAAAGCTCGGCCCAGAGGAGACTTTTTCTCTGATGGATAAGGTCTTCGAACTCATCATCCACAAGGTCCATGAGTACGAAGGCACGGTGAATGAAATGCGGGGTGATGGAGTCTTGGCATTCTTCGGAGCCCCCATTGCCCTTGAGGATGCTCCCCAGCGGGCAATCCGATCCTCCCTGGCCATCCATAGAGAGCTGACCCGGTTCAACGACAAGCTCAAAACTGAGAAGAACATCCCGCCAGTGCTGGTGCGGATCGGTATCAACTCTGGTCCTGTCGTGGTGGGTACTGTCGGAAACGATCTTCGGGTTCAATTCACGGCCGTCGGGGACACCATCAACATGGCGGCAAGGATGGAGCAACTGGCTGAGCCGGGGACCACGTATGTCACCGAGGATACGTTCAAGCTCGCCGAAGGATACTTCCGTTTCGAGGCCCTCGGAGAGCGAGAAATCAAAGGTAAAGAAAGTCCTTTGAAGGTCTATCGTGTGATCGCTCCGAGCACTAGAACCACTAGATTTGATGTTAGTGCTGAGCGTGGCCTTTCCCGCTTTATCGGACGTGAAAGGGAATTGGAACTCTTACTTGATGCCTTTGAGAGAGCAAAGGCGGGCAGAGGTCAGGCTGTCTCCATCATGGGCGAGGCCGGAGTCGGAAAGTCCCGGCTTCTGTATGAGTTCAGAAAGGCTGTGGCTAACGAAGACATCTTGTTCCTGGAAGGAAAGTGTCTCTCTTACGGCCGTGGGGTTGCCTATCACCCTATAATTGACATCCTGAAATCAAACTTTGGCATAGATGACGGCGAAGCGGATGCGAATGTCAC
It encodes the following:
- a CDS encoding AAA family ATPase: MKCPQCEIELPNGSKFCKECGNKLELTCPGCGKSVPPDSKFCLECGRSLIAPGATTLRKDLSFDEKLAKIQKYLPGGLTEKILSQKERIEGERRHVTIMFVDMKGFTPLTEKLGPEETFSLMDKVFELIIHKVHEYEGTVNEMRGDGVLAFFGAPIALEDAPQRAIRSSLAIHRELTRFNDKLKTEKNIPPVLVRIGINSGPVVVGTVGNDLRVQFTAVGDTINMAARMEQLAEPGTTYVTEDTFKLAEGYFRFEALGEREIKGKESPLKVYRVIAPSTRTTRFDVSAERGLSRFIGRERELELLLDAFERAKAGRGQAVSIMGEAGVGKSRLLYEFRKAVANEDILFLEGKCLSYGRGVAYHPIIDILKSNFGIDDGEADANVT